From a region of the Chloroflexota bacterium genome:
- a CDS encoding YafY family transcriptional regulator, with protein MNRVDRLLAIVLELQAHQRRRAADLAATFEISVRTVYRDILALCEAGVPIISMPGHGYSLVEGYFLPPLQLTPAEALLIVQGLNALGHLYDPAYATAARTAAAKMLTILPPPLRLHVTTMQRGMAIVAARDTAIQQGYLTALREAIAAQQSLRITYHGRTTPFAAADRTTRMIDPYQLTCVRTVWYLQAFCHLRRAIRNFRVERIIDIMVLERTFEPTNKPSIPQDATQLEQPISVQILFAAHVAAWVMEDLPFFVVSTTDQSDGLLATLHVRAIDDVVQWVLSWGRFARVLQPISLQVLLRDQGDAIRAIYDSPETLLP; from the coding sequence ATGAATCGTGTGGATCGGCTGCTTGCAATCGTGCTTGAGTTACAGGCCCATCAACGGCGACGGGCTGCTGATCTCGCTGCGACCTTTGAAATCAGCGTGCGCACAGTGTATCGCGATATTTTGGCGCTATGTGAGGCGGGCGTGCCGATTATCAGTATGCCAGGCCATGGCTATTCTCTCGTCGAAGGTTATTTTTTACCCCCGCTCCAACTTACGCCTGCCGAAGCCTTGCTGATTGTGCAAGGGCTGAATGCGCTTGGTCACTTGTATGATCCTGCCTATGCCACTGCTGCCCGAACGGCAGCCGCCAAGATGCTGACGATTCTGCCACCACCGTTACGCCTCCATGTAACCACGATGCAGCGGGGTATGGCGATTGTCGCGGCCCGTGATACCGCTATTCAGCAAGGGTATCTGACGGCGCTACGGGAAGCGATTGCCGCCCAACAATCACTACGGATTACCTATCACGGGCGCACCACCCCTTTTGCGGCGGCAGATCGCACGACTCGTATGATTGATCCCTACCAACTAACCTGTGTTCGCACTGTCTGGTATCTTCAAGCCTTTTGTCATCTCCGACGAGCGATCCGCAATTTTCGGGTCGAACGCATAATCGACATCATGGTGCTAGAGCGCACCTTTGAACCGACCAACAAACCATCCATCCCGCAGGATGCTACACAACTCGAGCAGCCAATCAGCGTCCAGATTCTGTTTGCAGCGCATGTTGCTGCATGGGTCATGGAAGATTTACCCTTCTTTGTGGTCAGCACAACCGACCAGTCAGATGGGCTGCTAGCAACGCTGCATGTCCGTGCGATCGATGATGTGGTTCAGTGGGTGTTGAGTTGGGGGCGATTTGCTCGCGTGTTACAACCCATTTCCCTACAAGTGCTGCTGCGTGATCAGGGTGACGCGATCCGCGCTATCTATGATTCGCCCGAAACGCTGCTGCCATAG
- a CDS encoding Crp/Fnr family transcriptional regulator: MLKVLLISSDLPDQTLLGQLLDAGYRLSLLRLEQLIKQAHITDQSLLIGCFTNEYELAQLIETLSGQEPLWWGWNQSNYPHLTLKAYEAGARHVITNDASTSQIIQNLNALHVSQLHQQTTRGREQQYPRGAMVHLQANQALLIETGILSLQVNHPDGSNVLLGLFGPNQLVCGHPHDGCAIYLQAHTPISAQLLPWQRVVNEPLLIERLRMRLQLMEAWASCQAHPYLDQRVLGILNLLAEQFGKQHNHGLLIDVRITHEQLASAVGSTRATISRIIRDLRTRSMLDSHFSGSNERFWLPIVPQYHHTHPFT, encoded by the coding sequence ATGCTGAAAGTGCTTCTCATCAGCAGCGATCTACCCGATCAAACCCTACTTGGCCAATTGCTGGATGCTGGATATCGGTTAAGTTTGTTGCGGCTTGAGCAACTAATCAAACAAGCACATATCACTGATCAAAGCCTCTTGATCGGCTGTTTTACCAATGAGTATGAATTAGCGCAGCTCATCGAAACCTTGAGCGGTCAAGAGCCACTATGGTGGGGCTGGAATCAGAGTAACTATCCGCATTTAACCTTGAAGGCCTATGAAGCTGGCGCTCGTCATGTGATTACTAACGACGCAAGCACTAGCCAAATCATCCAAAACTTAAATGCGCTGCACGTCAGCCAACTTCATCAGCAAACTACCCGCGGTCGAGAGCAGCAGTATCCCCGTGGGGCAATGGTGCATTTACAAGCCAATCAAGCCTTATTGATTGAAACTGGAATTTTGAGTCTGCAAGTCAATCATCCTGATGGCTCGAACGTGCTCCTAGGTTTGTTCGGGCCAAACCAATTAGTCTGTGGCCATCCACACGATGGCTGTGCGATCTATCTGCAAGCGCATACCCCGATCAGCGCCCAACTCTTGCCGTGGCAACGGGTAGTGAATGAACCTTTGTTGATCGAACGATTACGCATGCGGCTACAACTGATGGAAGCATGGGCTTCGTGCCAAGCCCATCCTTACCTTGATCAACGAGTTTTAGGCATTTTGAATTTGTTGGCCGAGCAATTTGGTAAACAGCACAACCATGGCTTATTGATTGACGTGCGAATTACCCATGAACAACTAGCCTCGGCGGTTGGCTCAACCCGCGCAACGATCTCACGGATTATCCGCGATTTGCGCACACGAAGTATGCTTGATAGCCACTTCAGCGGCAGTAATGAACGTTTTTGGCTCCCAATAGTGCCCCAATATCATCACACCCATCCCTTTACTTAA
- a CDS encoding helix-turn-helix domain-containing protein, producing the protein MLRIGEFSRIAHITIETLRHYDAVGLLKPAFIDPTTGYRFYTAEQLPSVNQILMLKDLGFSLEEIAQIREGNPSHEQLQALLQQQLIATEQTIAAAEQRRLRILAHIHAVEAKQRLPTYAIKLKSVDMAMVASIRAIVPSIAQIAEYWQGWFQTVAAWLHTQRIPIGVPIAIHHDEGYQLEQIDTECGFILPAIPHPTQVRPPAPIELRQLEAHSHIATVAVANPVAHAGGLKDAYMTLGQWISTQNYTMHGPPREMYYGSPDTGAVTVEIQFPVVAQ; encoded by the coding sequence ATGTTACGAATTGGTGAATTCTCGCGCATCGCGCATATCACAATCGAAACCCTACGTCATTATGATGCGGTTGGTTTGCTCAAACCTGCATTCATCGACCCAACGACGGGCTATCGGTTTTACACAGCAGAACAATTGCCGTCGGTCAATCAGATTTTGATGTTAAAGGATTTAGGCTTTTCGTTAGAAGAGATCGCCCAGATTCGCGAAGGAAATCCAAGTCATGAGCAACTTCAAGCCCTGTTGCAGCAGCAACTCATAGCCACAGAGCAGACGATTGCAGCAGCTGAACAGCGTCGTCTGCGTATTCTTGCCCATATTCATGCGGTTGAAGCGAAGCAACGCCTGCCTACCTATGCGATTAAGCTGAAATCGGTTGACATGGCCATGGTGGCAAGCATTCGGGCAATTGTTCCAAGCATTGCCCAGATTGCCGAGTATTGGCAAGGGTGGTTTCAGACAGTTGCCGCATGGCTTCACACACAGCGAATCCCAATCGGAGTTCCGATCGCAATCCATCACGATGAGGGGTATCAGCTTGAGCAGATTGATACTGAATGCGGATTCATCCTTCCAGCAATCCCTCACCCAACCCAGGTGCGCCCGCCCGCGCCGATTGAGCTGCGCCAACTTGAAGCCCATTCGCATATTGCCACGGTGGCGGTCGCTAATCCGGTGGCGCATGCAGGAGGATTAAAAGATGCCTATATGACCCTTGGGCAGTGGATCAGTACGCAGAACTATACAATGCATGGCCCTCCACGGGAAATGTATTATGGTTCACCTGACACAGGCGCTGTGACTGTCGAAATCCAATTTCCGGTTGTAGCTCAGTAA
- a CDS encoding DUF4287 domain-containing protein → MAKESSSKGPASYFPSIEKTYGYPIDHWMTILDGMQAKTHMQMVAALKTDHNLGHGHANALVAWYRAQKEPSA, encoded by the coding sequence ATGGCAAAGGAATCATCATCCAAAGGCCCAGCATCGTATTTCCCATCGATCGAAAAAACCTATGGCTATCCGATTGATCATTGGATGACCATCCTCGATGGAATGCAAGCCAAGACCCATATGCAAATGGTCGCCGCACTGAAAACCGATCATAACCTCGGCCATGGTCATGCCAACGCGCTCGTTGCCTGGTATCGCGCTCAAAAGGAACCGAGCGCGTAA
- a CDS encoding VOC family protein — protein sequence MVELNWFEIPATNFARAVAFYNSVLNTTLREEVFMDIPNAIFMTADGRGIGSVVQAATAIPSRDGVLIYLDATGRLDAALALVTDNGGQVVMPRMAIGPQGWMAIIADSEGNHIGLHERMPVANPV from the coding sequence ATGGTAGAGCTAAACTGGTTTGAAATTCCTGCCACCAACTTCGCCCGTGCAGTCGCCTTTTACAACAGCGTGCTCAATACAACGCTGCGCGAAGAAGTCTTCATGGATATTCCTAATGCGATCTTTATGACCGCCGATGGCCGGGGAATTGGCTCGGTTGTCCAAGCGGCAACGGCGATACCATCGCGTGATGGGGTTTTGATCTATTTGGATGCGACAGGTCGGCTCGATGCTGCGCTGGCACTAGTTACAGATAATGGGGGGCAGGTGGTGATGCCGCGCATGGCAATTGGCCCACAAGGCTGGATGGCGATCATCGCTGATAGTGAGGGAAATCATATCGGGTTGCATGAACGAATGCCAGTTGCTAATCCTGTGTAG
- a CDS encoding alpha/beta hydrolase has translation MASSLYHPFRSAAAQTEYHALYDQAAQRWPVPAETTMVETTYGKTFVRISGPADAPPLVLLPGAGTCSLMWTFTIVPLVQHHRTYAIDSVINTGCRCLGRSIDTRPIANAADATTWLDQLFDGLQLTTGIHLMGASFGGWLASQYALHAQQRLAKMALIAPAGTILPFRQAYLRRVILTSIIPFRWMQRRFFRWCCADLARQAPAMLEAMVDETMVCKRCFVPPQYKQLPTLTAMEDHELQQLTIPTYVVVGENEVLYSAQAAIQRLTHVAPNIQTEIISQAGHDLLLAQQAIVNQKLVSFFNP, from the coding sequence ATGGCTTCTTCGCTATATCATCCATTTCGGTCGGCAGCAGCACAAACCGAATATCATGCGCTGTATGATCAGGCTGCCCAACGCTGGCCTGTCCCGGCGGAAACCACGATGGTGGAAACTACCTATGGCAAGACCTTCGTTCGGATCAGTGGCCCCGCCGATGCACCACCCTTGGTGCTCCTGCCTGGTGCTGGAACGTGCTCGCTCATGTGGACATTCACGATCGTACCATTAGTCCAACACCACCGAACCTATGCAATTGACAGCGTGATCAATACCGGTTGTCGTTGTCTTGGACGCAGCATTGACACGCGCCCGATTGCCAATGCCGCCGATGCAACAACTTGGCTCGATCAACTATTTGATGGCCTTCAACTTACAACGGGAATCCATCTCATGGGTGCATCATTTGGTGGGTGGCTGGCGAGCCAGTACGCCCTCCATGCCCAACAGCGACTCGCCAAAATGGCGCTGATTGCTCCAGCAGGCACCATCTTGCCATTTCGGCAGGCCTACCTACGGCGGGTAATCCTCACGAGTATCATCCCGTTTCGCTGGATGCAACGCCGCTTTTTTCGCTGGTGTTGCGCAGATCTTGCCCGCCAAGCGCCGGCGATGCTCGAAGCCATGGTGGATGAGACGATGGTCTGCAAGCGCTGTTTTGTGCCACCGCAGTACAAACAATTACCAACCCTCACGGCCATGGAGGATCACGAATTACAACAGCTCACCATCCCGACTTATGTTGTGGTTGGTGAAAACGAGGTCTTATATTCAGCTCAGGCGGCCATCCAACGGCTAACGCATGTCGCCCCCAACATCCAAACCGAGATCATCTCTCAAGCAGGGCATGATCTGCTTTTGGCCCAACAGGCGATCGTAAATCAAAAACTGGTGTCATTCTTTAACCCATAG